In the genome of Flavobacteriaceae bacterium YJPT1-3, the window GGGGAATGGGACTGACCGCTGAAGCGGTTGCCGAACAATTTAAGGTGAGCCGGGAGGATCAAGATGAGTTTGCTTACAACTCCCATCAAAAAGCCCTCAAAGCGCAATCTGAAGATCGCTTTCAGAAACAAATAGTACCTATCGAGATCGAACACACCTTCGTCAATGATCACGGTAAGAAGGAAACTAAGAATTATACAGTCAATAAAGACGAAGGACCACGAGCCGACACCTCCAAAGAGGCCCTGGCCCGATTGCGCCCTGTATTTGCCGCAGGAGGTAGCGTAACGGCCGGAAACTCTTCGCAAATGAGTGACGGAGCAGCTTTTGTGATGGTGATGAGCGAAGACATGGTCAAAGAGCTCAATCTGGAACCCATTGCCCGAATGGTCAATTTTGCCGCAGCGGGGGTAGAGCCTCGTATCATGGGAATCGGTCCGGTAAAAGCCATTCCAAAGGCACTGAAACAAGCCGGACTGGAGCAAAAAGACATCGATCTTATTGAATTGAACGAAGCCTTTGCCAGTCAGTCACTGGCGGTCATTCGCGAACTCGATCTCAATCAGGAGATCGTCAATGTGAACGGGGGAGCGATCGCACTGGGACATCCTTTAGGATGTACCGGAGCTAAACTTTCAGTACAATTGTTTGACGAAATGCGCAGACGAGACATGAAGGGTAAATACGGTATGGTGACCATGTGCGTAGGTACAGGTCAGGGCGCAGCCGGAATTTATGAGTTTTTAAATTAAATAAACACTTTCGCGACCGGTCTCCAAGACCGGGAAGCTAATACCACAACACTAAGATGAGTACAGAGACAGCAAAAAAAGAATTGATAAGAGGCGGGCAATTTCTCGTCAAGGAAACTAAAGCGGAGGATGTTTTTACTCCGGAAGACTTCAATGAAGACCAGCGTATGATGCGCGACTCGGTCAAGGAATTTGTCGATCGGGAAATCTGGCCGAAAAAAGAACGCTTTGAGCACAAAGACTACGCATTGACCGAAGAGATCATGCGAAAAGCCGGAGAAATGGGCTTTCTAGGTATTGCCGTTCCTGAAGAATACGACGGTATGGGTATGGGATTCGTTTCTACCATGTTGGTCTGCGACTACATTTCAGGAGCCACCGGATCTATTGCAACCGCCTTTGGAGCGCACACGGGTATTGGTACCATGCCAATTACCCTCTACGGAACCGAGGAGCAAAAAAAGAAATACGTCCCTAAACTGGCCACTGGAGAGTGGTTTGGGGCCTACTGCCTTACCGAACCCGGAGCCGGTTCTGATGCCAACAGCGGAAAAACGAAAGCAGTCCTTTCTGATGATGGGAAGCACTATAGCATCAGCGGTCAGAAAATGTGGATCTCCAACGCCGGATTCTGTAATCTCTTTATCGTGTTTGCACGAATTGAAGACGATAAGAACATCACTGGATTTATTGTAGAGAATGACCCTGAAAACGGAATTACACTGGGCGAGGAAGAAAAGAAATTAGGGATCCACTCCTCCTCTACCCGTCAGGTATTCTTCAATGACACCAAGGTGCCCGTTGAGAATATGCTGGCCGGTCGTGGCGAAGGATTTAAGATCGCAATGAACGCGCTGAACGTGGGCCGAATCAAACTGGCTGCGGCTTGTTTAGATGCCCAGCGTCGCGTGATCAATGTGGCTACCGCTTACGCGAAAGAACGGGTACAGTTCAAAACACCTATTGTGAACTTCGGCGCCATAAAAGCGAAATTGGCCGAGATGGCCACGTCGACCTATGCCGGAGAATCAGCTTCTTATCGTGCTGCAAAGGATATTGAAGATCGTATCGCCATCCGTCAATCAGAAGGAAACTCCCATCAGGAGGCTGAATTGAAGGGAGTGGAAGAATTCGCTATCGAATGTTCTATTCTCAAAGTGGCCGTCTCTGAAGACGCACAAAACACGACTGATGAAGGGATCCAGATCTTTGGAGGCATGGGCTTTAGCGCGGATACGCCTATGGAAGCCGCCTGGAGAGATGCCCGTATTTCCCGAATCTATGAAGGGACTAACGAGATCAACCGTATGCTAGCGGTTGGGATGCTTGTCAAAAAAGCAATGAAAGGCCATGTAGACCTCTTAAAGCCTGCAATGGCCGTTGCTGACGAATTGACCGGAATCCCATCTTTTGATACACCAGATTATTCACAACTATTTGCAGAAGAAAAAGAGATGATCGGCAAATTGAAAAAGGTGTTCCTCATGGTGGCGGGTAGTGCCATCCAGAAATTCGGACCTGAACTTGAAAAACACCAGCAATTGCTCATGGCAGCCGCTGATATCCTGATCGAGATCTATATGGCGGAGAGTACCGTGCTACGAACCGAAAAGAACGCCAATCGCTTTGGAGAAGAAGCACAGGAAGCACAGATCGCCATGTCGAAGCTTTACCTCTACAATGCTGTAGACATCGTGATCAGAAAAGCCAAAGAAGCCATCGTGTCTTTTGCAGAAGGAGACGAACAACGCATGATGCTTATGGGATTGAAGCGCTTTACCAAGTATGCAAATCACCCCAATGTGGTGCAGCTACGCCACACCATCGCCAACAGCGTAGAGAAAGAGAGCGGTTATCATTTCGATGCTTAAGCACTCCTTAAATCCATAGAAGAAGGCCGCGATTGAATCGCGGCCTTTTCTTTGAGTATGAGAATAAGTTTTTATTCCTGAGTGTCGTAAAAGAACTGCTCTTCAACAATTTTACCATTCTCAACCCGGTAAACACCCAGTTCATTCATTTGAGATCGTTGTCCCGATGGTTTATGGGTGGTGTCCATCCAAAACTTCACGGTAAAATGATTGTCAGCCACCAAAGGTTCAGAGACTTTGTTTCCGTGCACTTCAAAATTTTCTTGCCACCACGCTCCCTTTTTCTGGATGCCTTCCATGCCGCGCACTTCTTTCATGGGTTCTTGCATTTCCCGGGAAACGATGTTTGGGCTGTATAATTCCTGATAGGCTTTATCCTCCTGGCCACTTTGGCAGTAGTTCACCAACTTTTTTGCAACTTCTTCTGTAGTCATGATTGTTATTTTTTGATTTACTTAAAGGTATGAATTTTAGGCTTTTACTGCGTATTTTTTTCGTTTGTGCAAGATTTATATCTCCTGGTAAATGCAATAAGCTCATTCGCTTTGGCATTGAATGCCTTATCTTTTCCTATCCAATTGCACCTGATGAAGTACCGCATATTCACCCTGGCTGTTCTGCTCTCTTGTATTCCAACGCTGAATTGGGCGCAGAATCCAGAACAGGACTGGGCACAATTGAATAAATATCAAACCGAAAACCAACAACTGATGCATAAGGCTCCCGATAGCAGTCGCGTCGTTTTCATGGGGAACTCCATTACGGAAGCCTGGAAAGACAGTGATCCTGATTTTTTTCAGCATCCCAGTTATATCAATCGCGGTATCAGCGGACAGACCACGCCTCAGATGTTGATTCGTTTTCGTCCGGATGTGATCAACCTCAAACCGGCTGTGGTCGTAATCCTGGCTGGCATTAATGACATCGCCGGAAATACCGGACCCATGACCCTGGAGGAGACTTTTGGAAACATCCAATCCATGGTCCAATTGGCTAAGGCTCATCAGATCGAAGTAGTGCTATGCAGTGTGCTGCCCGCCAATCACTTTCCCTGGAGCCCGGAAATCGAACCCGCAGATCAGGTAATCGCACTTAATCAAATGCTCCAGGAATTAGCAGCCCAGGAAAATCTAGTTTATGTCGATTATTATAAGGCCATGGCCGATGAAAAAAAAGGGTTGGATTCCATCAACAGCTACGATGGCGTGCACCCCACCCCTGCCGGTTATAAGATTATGAAACCGTTGATCGAAACTGGCATCCAACAGGCGCTCATAAAAAGAAAGAATACCTAAAACTCGTATCACTTCCCTGCATCTGTTTAAAATGAGTATGCTAAACTTTGCGTACTTTTAAGACAAAATCAACGCATGCGTTTGCCTCTACTCTTATTCTTCAGCATTTTACCCCTATTCAGCTTTGCACAAGGCAATACCGAGATCTATCTGGCCGAAATCGATCCCTCCGATTCAACGAACAGGCTTTCCAACCTGACCAACATCACGAACCAGCCGGGCTATGACAGTCAACCCTATTTTCTCAATGACGACAAGATCCTCTATGCCGGAGGTCGGCAAGGCGCTTCAGAGATCATGCTGTACGATCTTCGTTTGAAGGAATCCAAACAATACAACATTCCCACGGCAGGCGGTGAATACTCCCCTCAACCCATTCCCGAGAGTGATAAGATCAGTGCGGTTCGGCTTGATCCGGATGGCCTCCAGCGCTTGTACGCTTATGGTCCGGATGGTAGTGAAGAACTGCTCTTCGATCCCTTGGTGGTCGCCTACTACCTCTGGTTTGACGAAGAGACTCTAGTCGCTTCGGCCATTCAGGAGGAAAGCCTTAATATGGTGGTCGCTCGAACAGGGGATGATTCAGTCATTCTTCAGCAGAAAAACACGGGAAGATCATTTCATGCCATCCCACAATCTGATCAGATCAGCTACATCAGCAAAGAGAACGATCAATGGACCATCAAATCGCTCCATCCGGATTCCGGGGCTACTCAAGTCATTATCCCTACCCTGCCCGGTAAGGAAGACTGCGTATGGTTGCCTGACGGAAGTGTATTGATGGCGGATAATACGATGATTTATCGCTTCGACCCCAAAACGGATCGCGCCTGGGAACCATGGGCTGATTTAAGTTCGTATCCCGTTCAAAACATCAACAGATTAGCCATCAGTCCCGATGGGACTAAAATAGCGCTGGTGGCTGAACCCGTAACCTCCGGACCGGCGCAAATCGTTCAAAGGCACCTGGAGCCCTTCAATCAAGGGGATCTGGATCGCTTTGTTACTGCTTTCGCCGAAGAAGTAGTGGTCCGTAATTTTCCTGAAGACACCCTATATCAAGGGCAGGATCAATTGCGCGAATATTACGATCGTTTTTTTAAAAAGAACAGCAGCTGGAAGGTGGAAGTAACGAAGCGGATGGTATATAAGTCGGTGGTGGTTGATGAGGAACAAGTAACTATCAATGGTAAAACACATCGTCAGGCCACCATTTACGAAACGGCCAATGATAAAATTCAATCCATGACCTTTGTACGGACTCAGGAACCGGTGCCCGGCGTAGAACAGCTCATTGATGACCAACTGGCCGCGTATAACCAAGGTGATGTGAAGGCTTTTGCAAAGACCTACGCCAAAGACATTCAACTGTTCCGATATCCCAATCAACTCATGGCGCAGGGTCAGGCGACACTCAAGGAAATCTATGGTACTCTTTTTAAAGCCAATCCGGATTTGCGTGTAACCATCAACAATAGAATTGTGATCGGAAATCGGGTGATCGATGAAGAACAAGGCCGTATGAATGGCCAGACTTTTGGAGCCCTGGCGATCTATGAAGTCGACAAAGGAAAAATTCAAAAAGTGACTTTTATTCAATAAGTACATTCAGAATTCTTAACAACTTTAAGTTTCCAATGATGCATATAAAACGCTTTATTCCCCTGCTGTGTTTGCTCGCTTTTATGGCCTGCAAAAATGAGTCTTCTTCTGCTTTCGCGAAAGCGGACGCCGAAGTCTTCCTGCCCAAAACCAATCATCAACTCCGCACGGTGATCAAGGCGGAGATCGCTCCTACGGTTGATGGTCTGGCCAACGATCCGGTCTGGGAACAAGCCACCTGGCACGCGCTTGATCAACGCTGGATAGGCGAACCCTATCACGAAGAAGATTTTCAAGGCCGATACAAATTGGCCTGGACGCCGGAAGGCCTATACTTGCTGGCTGAAATAAACGATGACGTCCTCTATGATCAGCATAAAAATCCGCTGGAACTCTGGTGGGACGATGACTGTCTGGAAGTTTTTCTGGATGCAGACAATTCGGGAGGAGGGCATCAGTTTACCCATAATGCTTTTGCTTATCATGTGGCGCTGGACGGTAATGTGGTCGACCTGGCTCCGGGGGAAGTTCCCACCCTCTACAACAGCCATGTGGAGTCGGCCATTCAAACGGAAGCCAGTACCTCCCTCTGGGAATTGAAGATCTTGGTTTTTGACGACACCTTTAAGGACGGGGGCGTCAATGAACCGAAAATCCTAAAGGCCAATGATACCCTGGGCTTCGCCCTGGCCTATTGTGACAATGACGGTAGCGCAGAGCGGGAACACTTTATTGGCTCGGTGGAAGTGCCGGGAGAAGACAAAAACCGAGGTTGGATTGATGCCGGTATTTTCGGAACTATTGTTCTCACTGAATAAGTCCGTATTTTTAGACCAGTACCAAACCGAATTCTATATTATATATACATACCATGAAATACCTTTCCCTTTTTCTTACGCTTTTTCTAAGCCTTAATGCCTTCGCTCAGACCGATAAGCGCATGTACGCCATTATCGATTCCGTCAATGCCGATCGGATCGAAGCAGATATTCGCATCTTAGCCGGTTTTGGCACACGCCATACGCTGAGCGATACCGTGAGCGATACCCGTGGCATTGGAGCTGCACGACGCTGGATCAAAAAAGAGTTTGAGACCATTTCAAAAGCCTGCGGCAATTGTCTGGAAGTCTCTTACCAAAGCAATTTGGTTCCTAAAGGCACCAACAGTCGTATTGTAAAGGATGTGGAAGTGGTCAACGTTTTAGCCATCAAACGCGGTACCAAATACCCCAATCGCTATATTCTTATGAGTGGTGATATCGATTCACGCGTATCGGATCCGACCGATTTTACCTCTGACTCCCCAGGGGCTAATGACAATGCCAGCGGAATGGCAGGGACGATTGAAGCTGCCCGCGTCCTTTCCAAGTACGATTTTGAGTCCAGTATCATTTTCGTGGGACTATCCGGTGAAGAGCAAGGTCTTTTTGGCGGACAGGGCCTGGCCGCTTACGCGAAAGAAAAGAACTGGGAGATCATCGGGATCTTAAATAACGATATGATCGGGAATATTCAAGGCGTGGATGGCGTCATTGACAACCGCACCTTCCGGATTTTCTCCGAACCGGTCCCTCCAACAGAAACGGAACAAGAGCGTCGCGCTCGGCGCTTTTACGGTGGCGAAGTGGATGGTATTTCCCGTCAATTAGCACGCTACGTGCACGATCAGGTAAAAACCTATATGCCGGAAATGAACCCCATGATGATCTATCGTTTGGATCGATTTGGCCGAGGCGGCCATCACCGCCCTTTTAATGATGCAGGCTACGCAGGAGTGCGGATCATGGAAGCCCATGAAAACTATACACAACAACACCAGGATATACGTACCGAAGACGGTATCGCCTACGGAGATACGGTCGAACACGTCAATTTTGACTATGCTAAAAAACTAACGGCTGTCAATGCGATCACGCTGGCCGGTCTGGCCTGGGCACCACCCGCTCCGGAACAGGTAGAGATCGGTGGTATTGTGGAACCCTCGGCCAAATTGAAATGGACCCCGGTAGACGGGGCGAAAGGGTATAAGCTCTACTGGCGACTGACCACCTCACCCACCTGGGATCGCTTTAAATATGTGGAAGATGTTGCTCAATATACCATCGAAGGTATAGTGATTGACAACTTCTTTTTCGGAGTCAGTGCCGTTGGGGAAGACGGCCATGAAAGTGTGGTCGTATTTCCAAGCGGAACGTTTAGAAATTAACTATGCGCTATAACAAGAGTACCTTTGGAGTTCTTACACTGACGCTGACCGGATTGTTCAGTGTACTCTGTTTGTCCTGCCAGGCCCAGGAATCGGAACGCCAACAGATATTGCGCGGCTCCATCACTCCAGAACGCGCCTGGTGGGATCTCACCTATTATCATTTACAGGTCGAAGTAGATCCGGAAAACAAGCGTATTTTCGGCTCCAATGAGGTGCACTACCAGGTGCTAGAACCGGGACAGCTGCTCCAAATTGACCTCCAAGAACCCATGAGTATGGATAAGGTGTATCAGGGGGAACAACTCCTCTCATTTACTTCTGAAGGCAGTGCTCATTTTATTCAGCTTGATGATTCTGCTCCGGTGGGCAGTGAACAACAGTTGACCATCTTGTTTTCCGGAAAACCCAGACCGGCCGTTCGCGCCCCTTGGGATGGAGGATTTTCCTGGGAGAGAGACAGCAATCGTAAGCCGTTTATCGCTACTTCCAACCAAGGGATCGGTGCCTCGGTGTGGTGGCCCAATAAAGACCATCCCGCAGACGAGGTTGACAGTATGAAGATCAGTTTAACCGTGCCCAAAGAGTTGGTTGGCGTCTCCAACGGACGCCTGGTTGGTATTGACTCGACTGCGACCACGCGAACATTTAATTGGAAAGTCACCAATCCCATCAATAATTACGGGGTTAACCTGAACATTGGCGACTACGTGCACTGGCACGACACTTACGCCGGAGAACAGGGAACCCTCGACCTCGACTTTTGGGTCCTCCGAGAAAATTTGGCGAAAGCCAAAGAACAATTCAAACAGGTACCCATGATGCTTAACGCCTTTGAGCATTGGTTTGGGCCCTACCCCTTCTATGAAGACAGTTATAAATTGGTGGAAGTCCCCTATTTGGGAATGGAACATCAAAGTTCGGTAACCTACGGGAATGAATACCGCAACGGCTATCGGGGGCAGGATCTTTCCGGAACCGGAGAAGGACTCAAGTTTGACTTTATCATCATTCACGAATCCGGTCACGAATGGTTCGCTAACAACATCACCAACTCCGATGTCGCCGATATGTGGATTCACGAAGGCTTTACGGCCTATTCAGAAAATTTATACCTGGATTACCATTTCGGCACCCAATCGGCGGCTGATTATGTCATCGGGACCCGCGGAAGGATCAGTAACGACCGGCCCATCATTGGCACCTATGGAAAAAATCAACGGGGTTCCAGCGACATGTATTACAAGGGAGCGAACATCCTGCATACCCTGCGACAATTGGTTGAAGATGATGAAAAATGGAGGAAAGTGCTTCGCGGACTGAATAAAACTTTTTATCACCAGACAGTCAGTTCTGCTCAGGTGGAAGACTATATCAGCCAGGAAACAGGTATCGACCTCACTGAATTTTTCGACCAATACTTGCGAACCACGATGATTCCGAGCTTGGAATACAAACTCGACGGAAAGGAACTCGCTTACCGCTATGTCAATGTCGTTAAAGGATTTGATATGCCGGTTGAAGTCATGATCAACGACCAGACCCAGTGGCTATATCCCAATGCCCAATGGAATACTTGGAAAGCGGATAAAACCATCGACACCTTCGAAGTCGATCGTGATTTTTACATTACATCGAAAAAAGTGGATTAGCATGAGCCTTCCTCAGCTGTATTTCAAAAATGAGGAGGAGTGGCGTGCCTGGCTACACGATAATCACAAGCAATCTGACGGAATTTATTTGATCTTCTATACCGTTGATCATGAGATGCCCTCTATGCGTTGGGAAGAGGCTGTGCAGGTCGCCCTCTGTTTTGGATGGATTGACAGTACGGTGAAAAGCATCGGCCCTGGGAAACGTCAACAATACTTCTGTCCCAGAAAACCCAAAAGCGTATGGAGCAAGATCAATAAAGACTACATCCGTGCGCTGACTAAAGCAGGGCTAATGCACTCCAGTGGATTGGAAGCAGTCGCTGTCGCGAAAGAAAACGGCAGTTGGACTGCTTTGGACGAGGTAGAAAAGGGCATTATTCCGGAAGATCTCCAAGAGGCCTTCAAGCAGCATCCCAAGGCCTTTGCCTTTTTTGAGTCGATCACCAGGGGGCAGCGTAAAGGCTATTTGTACTGGTTGCATCAGGCAAAAAGAACAGAAACACGTCAAAAACGGATCGATGAAATCATCGCCAATTGCCAGGCGGAAAATAAATACCGCAACTAAATAAGCACGCAAAGCGACCTGGCCCTGATATGCTGTGGTTGAAAATGCTATATTTAGACTTCAAACCACTTCACATGCGTATTTTATTTCTGGCAGTTCTTGCCCTGACCGTACTTCCCCTTCAAGCTCAAAAAAGAAAACCAAAAAGACCGAAGACACCTCCTGGGATGTCAATAATCCCGGTAATGATTTCAAGCTAAAAACCCATCGCTTTACCACCGACGAAGGTACCTGGATGAATCTGGATGTCAGTCCGGATGGGAGCACCGTGGTGTTTGATCTGCTGGGTGATATTTACAGTCTGCCCATCAATGGAGGGCAGGCCAAATTACTTCGAGGCGGACTCTCCTTTGATGTACAGCCTCGCTTTTCACCAGATGGTAGCCGTATTGCCTTTACCAGTGACGCCGGAGGCGGCGACAATGTCTGGGCGATGAATGCGGATGGTAGTGATGCCAAACAAATCACCAAAGAAGACTTTCGCTTACTCAATAATGCGGTATGGACTCCGGATGGAGATTATTTGATCGCCCGTAAACACTTTACCTCGGGCCGTTCGCTTGGTGCCGGAGAATTGTGGCAATACCACATTACGGGAGGCTCCGGGCTACAGTTGACGGAACGCAAGAACGACCAACAGGATGTCAATGAACCCTCGGTCTCTCCCGATGGTCGCTATGTATATTACAGTGAAGACATGTATCCTGGCGGTTCTTTTCAATACAACAAAGACCCGAATTCGCAGATCTATGTCATTAAACGCTATGACCGGATAACCGGAGAAACTGAACAGATCAGTGGAGGTCCGGGAGGAGCTGCCCGCCCTCAGGTCAGTCCGGACGGTAGCAAACTCGCCTTTGTGAAGCGGGTACGTACCAAAACCGTACTGTATCTGCAAGATCTGAAAACCGGAGAAGAGTGGCCGGTCTATGATCAGTTGAATAAAGACCAACAAGAAGCCTGGGCGATCTTCGGGGTGTATCCCGGTTTTTCCTGGCTGCCTAATAATCGCGATCTGGTGATCTGGAGCGGAGGAAAACTCAACCGCATCAATACGGAGACCAATGCCCAGGAGGTGATCCCTTTTACGGCCGACGTCAGCGTACAGATCGCCGAAGCTGTGCATTTTGACAATCCGGTGGCTCCTGATCAATTCGAGGCTAAGGTGATTCGACAGGCGGTCACTTCACCGGACGGCAAAACCCTGGTGTTTAATGCGCTGGGGCATCTCTACAAAAAAGAACTACCCAACGGGACTCCACAACGCCTGACCACGCACACCGACTTTGAATTTGAACCTGCCTTTTCTCCTGATGGAAAGCAAATCGTTTATGTGACCTGGAATGATGAGGAGTTGGGGAGCATCCGAAAAATTCCAATTTCGGGAGGAGCCTCTACCCTGCTGACCAGCGAAAAAGGGATTTATCGTACTCCGGCCTATTCTGGTGACGGAAAACAGATCGTCTTTAGAAAGGAAGCCGGCAATAGTGATATGGGGTACACTTTTGCTAAAAAACCCGGACTCTACCGTATGAAAGAGGACGGGAGCCATGTTCAATTCGTGACTAAAGAAGGCGAGTATCCCCGATTTAGCGCCGATCAAAAGCGCATTCTCTATCAAACCGGGGGCACTTATTTTGGGAATATCACCAAAACCTTAAAAAGTGTCAATCTGAATGGTGATGAGGAGCGTTCACATCTTAAATCTAAATACGCCAATCTATTGGTTCCTAGTCCGGACAATAAATGGATCGCTTTTACCCATTTGCATAAGGCGTATGTGGCCCCCCTGGCCATGACCGGTAAAGAAGTCGATCTCGATAACAAGACGACAGCCGTTCCGGTTTCCCAAATTGCTCGGGATGCGGGCATCAATCTACACTGGTCACCGGACAGCAAAACGGTGATGTGGACCCTGGGCGATCAATACTTCTCCAATGCGCTCAAAAATCGATTCACCTTTCTTCCTGGATCGCCAGAAAAGGTTCCCGACATGGATACCGAAGGTATTTCCATTGGACTGAAACATCCTATGGATAAACCCATCGGAACTATCGCTTTGACCAATGCGCGTATCATCACCATGGAGGGTGATCAGATCATCGAGAAGGGCACCCTGATCATCACCGATAACAGGATCACTGCCCTGGGATCTTCAGAAGCGATTGAAGTACCCGCTTTCGCGAAAGCATACAACCTTGACGGAAAGACCATCATACCTGGCCTGGTGGATGCTCATGCCCATATCGGGGCCTTCCGGTATGGACTCACCACTCAAAAAC includes:
- a CDS encoding acetyl-CoA C-acyltransferase, which codes for MKTAYIVKAYRTAVGKAPKGVFRFKRPDELAAETIMHMMNELPGLEKTRIDDVIVGNAMPEAEQGLNMARLISLMGLKIEDVPGVTVNRYCASGVETIAMATAKIQSGMANCIIAGGAESMSYIPMGGYKPTPDYEVAKAGNEDYYWGMGLTAEAVAEQFKVSREDQDEFAYNSHQKALKAQSEDRFQKQIVPIEIEHTFVNDHGKKETKNYTVNKDEGPRADTSKEALARLRPVFAAGGSVTAGNSSQMSDGAAFVMVMSEDMVKELNLEPIARMVNFAAAGVEPRIMGIGPVKAIPKALKQAGLEQKDIDLIELNEAFASQSLAVIRELDLNQEIVNVNGGAIALGHPLGCTGAKLSVQLFDEMRRRDMKGKYGMVTMCVGTGQGAAGIYEFLN
- a CDS encoding acyl-CoA dehydrogenase family protein, giving the protein MSTETAKKELIRGGQFLVKETKAEDVFTPEDFNEDQRMMRDSVKEFVDREIWPKKERFEHKDYALTEEIMRKAGEMGFLGIAVPEEYDGMGMGFVSTMLVCDYISGATGSIATAFGAHTGIGTMPITLYGTEEQKKKYVPKLATGEWFGAYCLTEPGAGSDANSGKTKAVLSDDGKHYSISGQKMWISNAGFCNLFIVFARIEDDKNITGFIVENDPENGITLGEEEKKLGIHSSSTRQVFFNDTKVPVENMLAGRGEGFKIAMNALNVGRIKLAAACLDAQRRVINVATAYAKERVQFKTPIVNFGAIKAKLAEMATSTYAGESASYRAAKDIEDRIAIRQSEGNSHQEAELKGVEEFAIECSILKVAVSEDAQNTTDEGIQIFGGMGFSADTPMEAAWRDARISRIYEGTNEINRMLAVGMLVKKAMKGHVDLLKPAMAVADELTGIPSFDTPDYSQLFAEEKEMIGKLKKVFLMVAGSAIQKFGPELEKHQQLLMAAADILIEIYMAESTVLRTEKNANRFGEEAQEAQIAMSKLYLYNAVDIVIRKAKEAIVSFAEGDEQRMMLMGLKRFTKYANHPNVVQLRHTIANSVEKESGYHFDA
- a CDS encoding nuclear transport factor 2 family protein gives rise to the protein MTTEEVAKKLVNYCQSGQEDKAYQELYSPNIVSREMQEPMKEVRGMEGIQKKGAWWQENFEVHGNKVSEPLVADNHFTVKFWMDTTHKPSGQRSQMNELGVYRVENGKIVEEQFFYDTQE
- a CDS encoding SGNH/GDSL hydrolase family protein is translated as MKYRIFTLAVLLSCIPTLNWAQNPEQDWAQLNKYQTENQQLMHKAPDSSRVVFMGNSITEAWKDSDPDFFQHPSYINRGISGQTTPQMLIRFRPDVINLKPAVVVILAGINDIAGNTGPMTLEETFGNIQSMVQLAKAHQIEVVLCSVLPANHFPWSPEIEPADQVIALNQMLQELAAQENLVYVDYYKAMADEKKGLDSINSYDGVHPTPAGYKIMKPLIETGIQQALIKRKNT
- a CDS encoding nuclear transport factor 2 family protein produces the protein MRLPLLLFFSILPLFSFAQGNTEIYLAEIDPSDSTNRLSNLTNITNQPGYDSQPYFLNDDKILYAGGRQGASEIMLYDLRLKESKQYNIPTAGGEYSPQPIPESDKISAVRLDPDGLQRLYAYGPDGSEELLFDPLVVAYYLWFDEETLVASAIQEESLNMVVARTGDDSVILQQKNTGRSFHAIPQSDQISYISKENDQWTIKSLHPDSGATQVIIPTLPGKEDCVWLPDGSVLMADNTMIYRFDPKTDRAWEPWADLSSYPVQNINRLAISPDGTKIALVAEPVTSGPAQIVQRHLEPFNQGDLDRFVTAFAEEVVVRNFPEDTLYQGQDQLREYYDRFFKKNSSWKVEVTKRMVYKSVVVDEEQVTINGKTHRQATIYETANDKIQSMTFVRTQEPVPGVEQLIDDQLAAYNQGDVKAFAKTYAKDIQLFRYPNQLMAQGQATLKEIYGTLFKANPDLRVTINNRIVIGNRVIDEEQGRMNGQTFGALAIYEVDKGKIQKVTFIQ
- a CDS encoding sugar-binding protein, which gives rise to MMHIKRFIPLLCLLAFMACKNESSSAFAKADAEVFLPKTNHQLRTVIKAEIAPTVDGLANDPVWEQATWHALDQRWIGEPYHEEDFQGRYKLAWTPEGLYLLAEINDDVLYDQHKNPLELWWDDDCLEVFLDADNSGGGHQFTHNAFAYHVALDGNVVDLAPGEVPTLYNSHVESAIQTEASTSLWELKILVFDDTFKDGGVNEPKILKANDTLGFALAYCDNDGSAEREHFIGSVEVPGEDKNRGWIDAGIFGTIVLTE
- a CDS encoding M28 family peptidase, producing the protein MKYLSLFLTLFLSLNAFAQTDKRMYAIIDSVNADRIEADIRILAGFGTRHTLSDTVSDTRGIGAARRWIKKEFETISKACGNCLEVSYQSNLVPKGTNSRIVKDVEVVNVLAIKRGTKYPNRYILMSGDIDSRVSDPTDFTSDSPGANDNASGMAGTIEAARVLSKYDFESSIIFVGLSGEEQGLFGGQGLAAYAKEKNWEIIGILNNDMIGNIQGVDGVIDNRTFRIFSEPVPPTETEQERRARRFYGGEVDGISRQLARYVHDQVKTYMPEMNPMMIYRLDRFGRGGHHRPFNDAGYAGVRIMEAHENYTQQHQDIRTEDGIAYGDTVEHVNFDYAKKLTAVNAITLAGLAWAPPAPEQVEIGGIVEPSAKLKWTPVDGAKGYKLYWRLTTSPTWDRFKYVEDVAQYTIEGIVIDNFFFGVSAVGEDGHESVVVFPSGTFRN
- a CDS encoding M1 family metallopeptidase — translated: MRYNKSTFGVLTLTLTGLFSVLCLSCQAQESERQQILRGSITPERAWWDLTYYHLQVEVDPENKRIFGSNEVHYQVLEPGQLLQIDLQEPMSMDKVYQGEQLLSFTSEGSAHFIQLDDSAPVGSEQQLTILFSGKPRPAVRAPWDGGFSWERDSNRKPFIATSNQGIGASVWWPNKDHPADEVDSMKISLTVPKELVGVSNGRLVGIDSTATTRTFNWKVTNPINNYGVNLNIGDYVHWHDTYAGEQGTLDLDFWVLRENLAKAKEQFKQVPMMLNAFEHWFGPYPFYEDSYKLVEVPYLGMEHQSSVTYGNEYRNGYRGQDLSGTGEGLKFDFIIIHESGHEWFANNITNSDVADMWIHEGFTAYSENLYLDYHFGTQSAADYVIGTRGRISNDRPIIGTYGKNQRGSSDMYYKGANILHTLRQLVEDDEKWRKVLRGLNKTFYHQTVSSAQVEDYISQETGIDLTEFFDQYLRTTMIPSLEYKLDGKELAYRYVNVVKGFDMPVEVMINDQTQWLYPNAQWNTWKADKTIDTFEVDRDFYITSKKVD